The following coding sequences lie in one Trichoderma breve strain T069 chromosome 1, whole genome shotgun sequence genomic window:
- a CDS encoding flavin-binding monooxygenase-like domain-containing protein, producing the protein MSDKASYSQFACIGTGFSGIALGCSIKRWYGISDVRFFEKNDDLGGTWLVNQYPGCACDIPSLLYSLSFAPNPEWSSPLPSQQEIWQYLNKTAIQYGLRDKMTFNSTVERCEWVEETGRWRITVRNNISGITYVHESQFLFSAAGILVHPRKPDLPNIESFDGPVFHAAQWRHDVDLTDKRVAVIGNGCSAAQIVPAIKDQVKHVTQFARSKHWITPPMPAPNTELFQWMFINIPGALAFFRFTTFLLCERNMKGFFMNKAGAAHRSFLTAKATKYIKDTAPEEYHDMLIPDFEIGCKRRVNDMGYLASLHSKSVTLRNDAIEEVTPTGIRSRDGFTEADVIVLATGFDSNTFCTNINMVGRGGVTAEEHWSSLGGPGAYSSTSLSGFPNFFMILGPNTLTGHTSTIMAAENSINYSLRLIKPILQGKATSIDVKLDAEKQYIDQIQTDLKGTVFNSGCGSWYNRAKNGIVHNAMSYPYSQPNFWYRCLFPVYRDFKYDTAKNQPRQEVWKRAARYLVYAAASLSSLSLMISGSKNMWDLTSYVSFLQDQASVFGNGLAAYAKLRSN; encoded by the exons ATGTCGGACAAAGCCTCCTACAGCCAGTTCGCCTGCATCGGCACTGGATTCTCTGGCATAGCTCTGGGATGCTCTATCAAGCGTTGGTACGGCATTTCAGACGTCCGTTTCTTTGAGAAAAACGATGATCTGGGCGGCACCTGGCTAGTGAATCAATATCCAG GGTGTGCTTGTGATATTCCTAGCCTACTCTACAGCCTGTCTTTCGCCCCCAATCCCGAGTGGTCCTCACCCCTGCCCTCCCAACAAGAAATTTGGCAATACCTCAACAAGACAGCCATCCAATATGGCCTCCGTGACAAAATGACCTTTAATTCTACAGTTGAAAGATGCGAATGGGTTGAAGAAACTGGCCGTTGGCGCATCACCGTCCGTAATAACATCTCTGGTATTACGTATGTCCATGAAAGCCAGTTCCTCTTCAGCGCAGCAGGCATTCTAGTCCATCCTCGCAAGCCGGACCTCCCAAACATTGAAAGCTTCGATGGTCCTGTCTTTCACGCCGCTCAATGGCGGCATGATGTTGACCTGACTGACAAAAGGGTCGCCGTCATCGGCAATGGCTGCTCGGCCGCACAAATTGTCCCGGCGATCAAAGACCAGGTGAAGCATGTCACGCAGTTTGCGCGGTCCAAGCACTGGATCACTCCCCCGATGCCAGCTCCCAACACAGAGTTGTTCCAGTGGATGTTTATTAACATACCAGGAGCCCTTGCCTTTTTCCGCTTCACCACATTTCTACTGTGTGAAAGGAACATGAAGGGCTTCTTCATGAACAAGGCGGGTGCCGCGCATCGCAGTTTTTTGACCGCCAAGGCCACGAAATACATCAAAGATACGGCTCCCGAAGAGTATCATGACATGCTAATTCCCGACTTTGAGATTGGCTGTAAGAGGCGCGTAAACGACATGGGTTACCTTGCGAGCCTGCACTCCAAGAGCGTCACGCTCCGGAACGATGCCATTGAGGAGGTGACGCCTACTGGCATCCGCTCAAGGGACGGGTTCACAGAGGCAGACGTCATAGTGCTGGCAACTGGCTTTGACTCAAATACATTTTGCACAAATATTAACATGGTCGGCCGAGGAGGCGTTACGGCCGAGGAGCATTGGAGCTCTCTTGGTGGACCGGGGGCGTACAGCTCGACCAGCCTTTCTGGCTTCCCCAATTTCTTTATGATACTGG GTCCGAATACCCTTACAGGCCACACTTCAACCATCATGGCGGCCGAAAACAGCATCAACTACTCTCTTCGACTGATCAAACCCATCCTGCAAGGCAAGGCTACTTCTATTGATGTCAAGCTTGACGCAGAGAAGCAGTACATTGATCAGATTCAGACGGATCTCAAGGGCACGGTGTTCAATTCCGGGTGTGGCAGCTGGTACAATAGGGCTAAGAATGGAATTGTGCACAACGCCATGTCTTATCCCTATTCGCAGCCCAACTTTTGGTATCGCTGTCTGTTTCCTGTCTACAGGGATTTCAAGTATGAT ACTGCCAAAAATCAACCCCGTCAAGAGGTCTGGAAACGAGCCGCTCGGTATCTTGTCTACGCTGCTGCGTCTCTGTCTAGCTTAAGCTTGATGATATCTGGCAGCAAGAATATGTGGGATTTGACAAGCTATGTGTCTTTCTTGCAAGATCAGGCAAGCGTATTTGGGAATGGCCTCGCGGCATACGCAAAACTGCGCAGCAATTAG